The following proteins are co-located in the Poecile atricapillus isolate bPoeAtr1 chromosome 2, bPoeAtr1.hap1, whole genome shotgun sequence genome:
- the PRPF4B gene encoding serine/threonine-protein kinase PRP4 homolog isoform X2 gives MEGKVQSGMGLILQGYESGSEEEGEINEKARNGTRPTTKSNTKGKLEPVDNKTSSKKASKSESKERTRHRSDKKKAKAGVDGVKEKTTRSKSKERRKSKSPYKRSKSQDQTRKSRSPILKRRSQEKNRKSKSPPEERNKADDKSKSRDRRKSPVVNESKSRDRGRKSKSPAELRSKSKDRRSRSKDRKPRRSETDKEKKPIKSPSKDASSGKENRSPRRPGRSPKGRSLSPKQREKSRRSRSPLFNDRRSKQSRSPSRTRSPVRRVRSRSAERKRRESERRRLSSPRTRTRDDILSRRERSKDVSPPSRWSPSRRRSRSPIRRRSRTPLRRSRSPRRRSRSPRRRDRGRRSRSRLRRRSRSRGGHRRRSRSKVKEDKFKGSLSEGMKAEQESSSDENLEDFDLEEEDEEAEIRQRRLQRQAIVQKYKGQTEDSNISVPSEPSSPQSSTRSRSNSPDDILERVAADVKEYERENVDTFEASVKAKHNLMTVEQNNGSSQKKLLAPDMFTESDDMFAAYFDSARLRAAGFGKDFKENPNLRDNWTDAEGYYRVNIGEVLDKRYNVYGYTGQGVFSNVVRARDMARANQEVAVKIIRNNELMQKTGLKELEFLKKLNDADPDDKFHCLRLFRHFYHKQHLCLVFEPLSMNLREVLKKYGKDVGLHIKAVRSYSQQLFLALKLLKRCNILHADIKPDNILVNESKTILKLCDFGSASHVADNDITPYLVSRFYRAPEIIIGKIYDYGIDMWSVGCTLYELYTGKILFPGKTNNHMLKLAMDLKGKMPNKMIRKGVFKDQHFDQNLNFMYIEVDKVTEREKVTVMSTINPTKDLLADLIGCQRLPEDQRKKVHQLKDLLDQILMLDPAKRISINQALQHAFIQEKI, from the exons ATGGAAGGAAAAGTCCAGTCTGGGATGGGATTAATATTGCAAGGTTATGAGTCAGGATCTGAAGAAGAGGGAGAGATTAATGAAAAAGCACGAAATGGAACAAGACCTACAACAAAGTCAAATACTAAGGGGAAATTAGAACCTGTGGACAATAAAACTAGTTCCAAGAAAGCAAGTAAGAGTGAATCAAAAGAAAGGACTAGGCACAGATCTGACAAAAAGAAAGCTAAGGCAGGAGTTGATGGGGTCAAAGAGAAGACTACTAGAAGCAAGtcaaaggaaaggaggaaatcCAAAAGTCCTTATAAGAGAAGTAAGTCTCAAGATCAGACAAGAAAATCTAGGTCTCCAATACTTAAGAGGAGATCtcaggagaaaaacagaaagtcTAAGTCTCCTCCGGAGGAGAGAAATAAGGCTGATGATAAAAGTAAATCAAGGGACCGCAGAAAGTCTCCAGTtgtaaatgaaagcaaaagcagagaTCGTGGTAGAAAATCTAAATCTCCAGCAGAACTAAGAAGCAAATCCAAAGATAGAAGATCACGGTCCAAAGATAGAAAACCTAGGAGATCAGAGactgacaaagaaaaaaagccaattaAATCTCCTTCTAAAGATGCTTcttcagggaaagaaaacaggtCCCCTAGACGACCTGGCCGTAGCCCAAAAGGGAGAAGCTTATCTCCCAAACAGCGTGAAAAGTCAAGAAGAAGCAGATCACCTCTCTTTAATGATCGTAGATCCAAACAGAGTAGATCCCCCTCTCGAACCCGGTCTCCTGTTCGAAGAGTGAGGAGTAgatctgcagaaagaaaaagaagagaatcAGAAAGGAGGCGTCTGTCTTCCCCCAG AACACGGACCAGGGATGACATTTTGTCTAGACGTGAAAGATCCAAGGATGTCAGCCCACCCAGCAGATGGTCCCCATCCAGAAGAAGGTCTCGGTCCCCCATTAGGAGGAGATCTCGAACACCCCTTCGACGTAGCCGATCTCCCAGAAGGCGGAGTAGATCTCCTCGGAGGAG GGATAGAGGCCGGAGAAGTAGATCTCGCCTTCGAAGGAGATCCAGGTCACGTGGTGGCCATAGACGTAGGAGCAGAAGCAAAGTTAAAGAAGACAAGTTTAAAGGCAGTCTTTCTGAGGGCATGAAAGCTGAACAGGAGTCTTCATCAGATGAAAA TCTTGAAGACTTTGATTTGGAAGAAGAGGatgaagaagcagaaataaGACAGAGGAGATTACAGCGGCAAGCGATTGTTCAG aaaTACAAAGGCCAGACAGAAGACAGTAACATATCTGTACCATCTGAACCAAGCAGCCCTCAAAGCAGTACACGTAGTCGCTCAAATTCTCCTGATGACATTCTAGAAAGAGTTGCTGCTGATGTTAAGGAGTATGAACGGGAAAATGTGGATACATTTGAGGCATCAGTGAAAGCCAAGCACAACCTCATGACAGTTGAACAGAACAATG GTTCATCTCAGAAGAAGCTGCTAGCACCTGATATGTTCACAGAATCAGATGATATGTTCGCTGCATACTTTGAT agTGCTCGTTTAAGGGCTGCTGGGTTTGGAAAAGACTTCAAAGAAAACCCCAATCTCAGGGATAACTGGACAGATGCAGAAGGCTATTACC GTGTTAATATAGGTGAAGTTCTAGATAAACGTTACAATGTCTATGGTTACACTGGTCAGGGAGTCTTCAGCAATGTAGTGCGAGCCAGGGACATGGCCAGAGCAAACCAAGAAGTAGCCGTGAAAATCATCAGGAACAATGAACTTAT gCAAAAAACTGGCCTAAAAGAACTGGAATTTTTAAAGAAGCTAAATGATGCTGATCCTGATGACAAATTTCATTGTCTACGGTTGTTCAGGCATTTCTACCACAAACAACATCTCTGTCTGGTATTTGAGCCACTCAG TATGAATTTACGAGAAGTGTTGAAGAAGTATGGGAAAGATGTTGGACTCCACATTAAAGCTGTCCGTTCCTACAGCCAGCAATTGTTCCTGGCTTTAAAACTTCTTAAAAGATGCAATATCCTACATGCAGATATTAAACCAGATAATATTTTG gTGAACGAGTCTAAAACAATACTAAAGCTTTGTGATTTTGGCTCAGCTTCACATGTCGCAGATAATGACATCACACCCTATCTAGTTAGTAGATTTTATCGAGCTCCAGAAATCA TTATAGGAAAGATCTATGACTATGGTATAGATATGTGGTCTGTAGGCTGCACATTATATGAGCTTTATACAGGAAAAATACTGTTTCCTGGCAAAACCAATAATCATATGTTGAAACTTGCCATGGATCTCAAAGGAAAGATGCCAAACAAG ATGATTCGAAAAGGTGTGTTCAAAGATCAGCACTTTGATCAAAATCTCAACTTTATGTATATAGAAGTAGATAAAGTGACAGAAAGG GAGAAAGTTACTGTAATGAGCACCATTAATCCAACCAAGGACCTATTAGCAGACTTGATTGGGTGCCAACGACTCCCTGAAGACCAGCGTAAAAAAGTGCACCAGCTTAAGGACTTGTTGGACCAGATTCTAATGCTAGACCCAGCTAAACGGATTAGCATCAACCAGGCTCTGCAGCACGCCTTCATCCAGGAGAAAATTTAA
- the PRPF4B gene encoding serine/threonine-protein kinase PRP4 homolog isoform X1 yields MAAAAEPEQRPPEVEDAEVSEKSVNEENGEVSEADQPQNKHSRHKKKKHKHRSKHKKHKHSSEDDKDKKHKHRHKHKKHKWKEVADASDKEDGPAKRTKIDFLAPLEDLEKQRALLKAELENELMEGKVQSGMGLILQGYESGSEEEGEINEKARNGTRPTTKSNTKGKLEPVDNKTSSKKASKSESKERTRHRSDKKKAKAGVDGVKEKTTRSKSKERRKSKSPYKRSKSQDQTRKSRSPILKRRSQEKNRKSKSPPEERNKADDKSKSRDRRKSPVVNESKSRDRGRKSKSPAELRSKSKDRRSRSKDRKPRRSETDKEKKPIKSPSKDASSGKENRSPRRPGRSPKGRSLSPKQREKSRRSRSPLFNDRRSKQSRSPSRTRSPVRRVRSRSAERKRRESERRRLSSPRTRTRDDILSRRERSKDVSPPSRWSPSRRRSRSPIRRRSRTPLRRSRSPRRRSRSPRRRDRGRRSRSRLRRRSRSRGGHRRRSRSKVKEDKFKGSLSEGMKAEQESSSDENLEDFDLEEEDEEAEIRQRRLQRQAIVQKYKGQTEDSNISVPSEPSSPQSSTRSRSNSPDDILERVAADVKEYERENVDTFEASVKAKHNLMTVEQNNGSSQKKLLAPDMFTESDDMFAAYFDSARLRAAGFGKDFKENPNLRDNWTDAEGYYRVNIGEVLDKRYNVYGYTGQGVFSNVVRARDMARANQEVAVKIIRNNELMQKTGLKELEFLKKLNDADPDDKFHCLRLFRHFYHKQHLCLVFEPLSMNLREVLKKYGKDVGLHIKAVRSYSQQLFLALKLLKRCNILHADIKPDNILVNESKTILKLCDFGSASHVADNDITPYLVSRFYRAPEIIIGKIYDYGIDMWSVGCTLYELYTGKILFPGKTNNHMLKLAMDLKGKMPNKMIRKGVFKDQHFDQNLNFMYIEVDKVTEREKVTVMSTINPTKDLLADLIGCQRLPEDQRKKVHQLKDLLDQILMLDPAKRISINQALQHAFIQEKI; encoded by the exons ATGGCCGCCGCGGCCGAGCCTGAGCAGCGACCGCCCGA GGTTGAGGATGCTGAGGTGTCCGAGAAAAGTGTGAATGAAGAAAATGGGGAAGTGTCAGAGGCAGACCAACCTCAGAACAAGCACAGCcgacacaaaaaaaagaaacacaaacacCGAAGTAAACACAAGAAACATAAACATTCTTCAGAAGATGATAAGGACAAAAAACATAAACACAGACACAAACATAAGAAACATAAATGGAAAGAGGTGGCTGATGCCTCTGACAAAGAAGATGGACCAGCTAAAAGAACTAAAATTGATTTTTTGGCTCCTCTGGAAGACTTAGAGAAACAAAGAGCATTGCTGAAAGCTGAACTTGAAAATGAATTAATGGAAGGAAAAGTCCAGTCTGGGATGGGATTAATATTGCAAGGTTATGAGTCAGGATCTGAAGAAGAGGGAGAGATTAATGAAAAAGCACGAAATGGAACAAGACCTACAACAAAGTCAAATACTAAGGGGAAATTAGAACCTGTGGACAATAAAACTAGTTCCAAGAAAGCAAGTAAGAGTGAATCAAAAGAAAGGACTAGGCACAGATCTGACAAAAAGAAAGCTAAGGCAGGAGTTGATGGGGTCAAAGAGAAGACTACTAGAAGCAAGtcaaaggaaaggaggaaatcCAAAAGTCCTTATAAGAGAAGTAAGTCTCAAGATCAGACAAGAAAATCTAGGTCTCCAATACTTAAGAGGAGATCtcaggagaaaaacagaaagtcTAAGTCTCCTCCGGAGGAGAGAAATAAGGCTGATGATAAAAGTAAATCAAGGGACCGCAGAAAGTCTCCAGTtgtaaatgaaagcaaaagcagagaTCGTGGTAGAAAATCTAAATCTCCAGCAGAACTAAGAAGCAAATCCAAAGATAGAAGATCACGGTCCAAAGATAGAAAACCTAGGAGATCAGAGactgacaaagaaaaaaagccaattaAATCTCCTTCTAAAGATGCTTcttcagggaaagaaaacaggtCCCCTAGACGACCTGGCCGTAGCCCAAAAGGGAGAAGCTTATCTCCCAAACAGCGTGAAAAGTCAAGAAGAAGCAGATCACCTCTCTTTAATGATCGTAGATCCAAACAGAGTAGATCCCCCTCTCGAACCCGGTCTCCTGTTCGAAGAGTGAGGAGTAgatctgcagaaagaaaaagaagagaatcAGAAAGGAGGCGTCTGTCTTCCCCCAG AACACGGACCAGGGATGACATTTTGTCTAGACGTGAAAGATCCAAGGATGTCAGCCCACCCAGCAGATGGTCCCCATCCAGAAGAAGGTCTCGGTCCCCCATTAGGAGGAGATCTCGAACACCCCTTCGACGTAGCCGATCTCCCAGAAGGCGGAGTAGATCTCCTCGGAGGAG GGATAGAGGCCGGAGAAGTAGATCTCGCCTTCGAAGGAGATCCAGGTCACGTGGTGGCCATAGACGTAGGAGCAGAAGCAAAGTTAAAGAAGACAAGTTTAAAGGCAGTCTTTCTGAGGGCATGAAAGCTGAACAGGAGTCTTCATCAGATGAAAA TCTTGAAGACTTTGATTTGGAAGAAGAGGatgaagaagcagaaataaGACAGAGGAGATTACAGCGGCAAGCGATTGTTCAG aaaTACAAAGGCCAGACAGAAGACAGTAACATATCTGTACCATCTGAACCAAGCAGCCCTCAAAGCAGTACACGTAGTCGCTCAAATTCTCCTGATGACATTCTAGAAAGAGTTGCTGCTGATGTTAAGGAGTATGAACGGGAAAATGTGGATACATTTGAGGCATCAGTGAAAGCCAAGCACAACCTCATGACAGTTGAACAGAACAATG GTTCATCTCAGAAGAAGCTGCTAGCACCTGATATGTTCACAGAATCAGATGATATGTTCGCTGCATACTTTGAT agTGCTCGTTTAAGGGCTGCTGGGTTTGGAAAAGACTTCAAAGAAAACCCCAATCTCAGGGATAACTGGACAGATGCAGAAGGCTATTACC GTGTTAATATAGGTGAAGTTCTAGATAAACGTTACAATGTCTATGGTTACACTGGTCAGGGAGTCTTCAGCAATGTAGTGCGAGCCAGGGACATGGCCAGAGCAAACCAAGAAGTAGCCGTGAAAATCATCAGGAACAATGAACTTAT gCAAAAAACTGGCCTAAAAGAACTGGAATTTTTAAAGAAGCTAAATGATGCTGATCCTGATGACAAATTTCATTGTCTACGGTTGTTCAGGCATTTCTACCACAAACAACATCTCTGTCTGGTATTTGAGCCACTCAG TATGAATTTACGAGAAGTGTTGAAGAAGTATGGGAAAGATGTTGGACTCCACATTAAAGCTGTCCGTTCCTACAGCCAGCAATTGTTCCTGGCTTTAAAACTTCTTAAAAGATGCAATATCCTACATGCAGATATTAAACCAGATAATATTTTG gTGAACGAGTCTAAAACAATACTAAAGCTTTGTGATTTTGGCTCAGCTTCACATGTCGCAGATAATGACATCACACCCTATCTAGTTAGTAGATTTTATCGAGCTCCAGAAATCA TTATAGGAAAGATCTATGACTATGGTATAGATATGTGGTCTGTAGGCTGCACATTATATGAGCTTTATACAGGAAAAATACTGTTTCCTGGCAAAACCAATAATCATATGTTGAAACTTGCCATGGATCTCAAAGGAAAGATGCCAAACAAG ATGATTCGAAAAGGTGTGTTCAAAGATCAGCACTTTGATCAAAATCTCAACTTTATGTATATAGAAGTAGATAAAGTGACAGAAAGG GAGAAAGTTACTGTAATGAGCACCATTAATCCAACCAAGGACCTATTAGCAGACTTGATTGGGTGCCAACGACTCCCTGAAGACCAGCGTAAAAAAGTGCACCAGCTTAAGGACTTGTTGGACCAGATTCTAATGCTAGACCCAGCTAAACGGATTAGCATCAACCAGGCTCTGCAGCACGCCTTCATCCAGGAGAAAATTTAA